In one Agrobacterium tumefaciens genomic region, the following are encoded:
- a CDS encoding alpha/beta fold hydrolase: MRHSLLAAIVIFFTAPAAVAQSAIGFRQIELPDGAGARALAVSFWYPAAPSGKSEVVGENAAFYGLDVQPSAPLLAGARPLVLLSHGFGGSWRNLNWIAGELVQQGYVVAAPDHNGESFTEENATEIVPLWERPRDISRTLTALLDSDQLAGKIDSKRIAVIGHSLGGWTAMELVGARYSAELALRDCHGEKAPPQCKAPRLLAKVGIVGDGKADPRLSMDLSDVRIRAAIALDLGPASGFLPESLQGVDVPVLVLAAGVETPEIAAIKADSDYIARYLPKATTLYREIPDASHFSFMQICKPNGEKIVEELSPGEGFVCRDGGGRDRTAIHVQMAEAITGFLKVEMR, translated from the coding sequence ATGCGTCACTCTCTTCTGGCAGCAATCGTCATTTTTTTCACCGCTCCGGCGGCAGTGGCGCAAAGCGCCATCGGTTTCAGGCAGATAGAATTGCCTGACGGGGCCGGCGCGAGAGCGCTTGCCGTCTCATTTTGGTATCCGGCGGCGCCTTCGGGCAAAAGCGAGGTCGTGGGCGAGAACGCGGCCTTTTACGGTCTCGACGTTCAGCCGTCCGCCCCTCTCCTGGCCGGCGCGCGTCCTCTCGTGCTGCTGTCGCACGGGTTTGGCGGCAGCTGGCGCAATCTGAACTGGATTGCCGGCGAACTTGTTCAGCAGGGTTATGTCGTGGCCGCGCCGGATCATAACGGCGAATCATTTACCGAAGAGAATGCGACGGAGATCGTTCCCCTCTGGGAGCGGCCGCGCGACATCAGCAGGACGCTGACGGCGCTGCTCGACAGTGATCAGCTTGCGGGCAAGATCGACAGCAAGCGTATTGCCGTGATCGGGCATTCTCTCGGAGGCTGGACCGCGATGGAGCTGGTCGGGGCCCGCTATAGCGCGGAACTTGCCTTAAGGGACTGCCATGGAGAGAAAGCGCCGCCGCAATGCAAGGCGCCCCGGCTTTTGGCCAAGGTGGGGATCGTCGGCGATGGCAAGGCAGATCCACGCCTTTCGATGGATTTGAGCGATGTTCGTATCCGGGCGGCCATCGCGCTCGATCTCGGGCCGGCTTCCGGTTTTCTGCCGGAGTCGCTGCAAGGTGTGGACGTTCCGGTTCTGGTTCTGGCTGCGGGTGTCGAGACACCCGAGATTGCCGCCATCAAGGCCGATTCCGACTATATCGCCCGCTATTTGCCGAAGGCGACGACCCTCTATCGGGAAATACCGGACGCCAGCCATTTCAGCTTCATGCAGATTTGCAAACCGAATGGCGAAAAAATCGTGGAGGAGCTTTCGCCGGGTGAAGGTTTCGTCTGCCGCGACGGGGGAGGCCGGGACCGCACAGCCATCCATGTGCAAATGGCGGAAGCAATTACCGGCTTCCTGAAAGTCGAAATGCGTTAA
- a CDS encoding GNAT family N-acetyltransferase, giving the protein MTRLTTARLILRPHAIGDEALYCAFWGADVLPIDGVKSITPLDAELAFARLLRFIGHWSAFGFGPFVVEEAKTGRIVGEVGFAHMRRGNGADFDGVPEAMWKIDRELAGKGAATEAVAAATGWFDSRGISQRTVCMIDPLNSPSLAIAARFGFQPFRDTMFRNSPVRLFERLSAA; this is encoded by the coding sequence ATGACACGCCTGACAACCGCCCGCCTCATCCTGCGGCCGCATGCCATCGGGGATGAAGCGCTTTATTGCGCCTTCTGGGGCGCGGATGTCCTGCCTATCGATGGTGTCAAATCGATTACTCCGCTGGATGCGGAACTCGCTTTTGCCCGTCTCCTGCGCTTCATCGGCCATTGGTCCGCCTTCGGCTTCGGTCCCTTTGTCGTGGAGGAGGCAAAGACGGGGCGCATCGTGGGCGAGGTGGGTTTTGCCCATATGCGCCGCGGAAACGGGGCGGATTTTGACGGCGTGCCGGAGGCGATGTGGAAAATCGACAGGGAACTGGCCGGCAAGGGTGCCGCGACTGAAGCGGTGGCGGCTGCAACCGGATGGTTCGACAGTCGCGGGATTTCGCAGCGGACTGTTTGCATGATCGATCCGCTGAACAGCCCCTCCCTGGCCATTGCCGCCCGATTCGGCTTTCAGCCGTTTCGCGATACGATGTTTCGGAACAGTCCCGTGCGGCTTTTCGAGCGGTTGTCTGCGGCCTAG
- a CDS encoding histidine phosphotransferase, with protein MTSKLNITLSGPDLAALLCSRVCHDVISPVGAINNGLELLDEGGTDDDALDLIRTSALNASVRLKFARLAFGASGSAGASIDTGEAEKAAKDFAAAEKKAEVSWNGPRAIVAKNRVKLLLNLFLVAYGAIPRGGNVDVLLESPDGDAKFEITVKGRMMRVPAKFSEIYEGRLEEAVDAHSVQPYYTLLLAEEANMAVEYKVHEDRIVFTAKTIAE; from the coding sequence ATGACGAGCAAACTCAATATCACGCTGTCCGGTCCCGATCTGGCGGCTCTTCTGTGCAGCCGTGTGTGCCATGATGTGATTTCTCCTGTTGGCGCCATCAATAACGGCCTCGAACTGCTGGACGAGGGCGGCACGGATGACGATGCGCTCGATCTCATCCGCACGTCAGCCCTTAACGCATCCGTGCGGCTGAAGTTCGCCCGCCTTGCTTTCGGTGCGTCGGGTTCCGCCGGCGCTTCGATCGATACGGGCGAGGCCGAAAAAGCCGCCAAGGATTTCGCCGCCGCCGAAAAGAAGGCCGAAGTCAGCTGGAACGGTCCACGCGCGATCGTTGCGAAGAATCGTGTCAAACTCTTGCTCAACCTCTTCCTCGTCGCTTATGGCGCGATCCCACGCGGCGGCAATGTGGATGTGCTGCTGGAAAGCCCCGACGGTGACGCCAAGTTCGAAATCACCGTCAAGGGCCGGATGATGCGCGTTCCGGCCAAATTCTCCGAGATTTACGAAGGCAGGCTGGAAGAGGCCGTCGACGCCCATTCCGTGCAGCCCTATTACACGCTGCTTCTGGCCGAAGAGGCCAATATGGCGGTGGAATACAAGGTGCATGAGGATCGCATCGTCTTCACCGCGAAAACGATTGCCGAGTGA
- a CDS encoding DUF1134 domain-containing protein produces MTMRLTKTRTIARLGLGKIVALLASLLMWVAPAAAQNSDQYSMQEVVDAGHGFFGETTGGLAKVVERAFQQYGLPNGYILGQEGSGAFVAGLTYGEGTLYTKNAGQHPVFWQGPSLGLDYGGQGTRAMMLVYNLPSVDALYRRFGGVSGSAFIVAGVGMTYLKSSDVTLAPIRTGIGARLGINVGYLKLTQQPTWNPF; encoded by the coding sequence ATGACGATGCGCCTTACGAAAACCCGCACCATTGCACGCCTCGGACTGGGAAAGATTGTCGCGCTCCTTGCGAGCCTCCTGATGTGGGTCGCACCGGCAGCGGCCCAGAACAGCGATCAATATTCCATGCAGGAAGTCGTGGATGCAGGCCACGGATTCTTCGGTGAAACCACCGGCGGCCTTGCCAAGGTGGTGGAGCGCGCCTTCCAGCAATACGGCCTTCCGAACGGTTACATTCTCGGCCAGGAAGGCTCCGGCGCCTTCGTTGCCGGCCTCACCTATGGCGAAGGCACGCTTTACACCAAGAATGCCGGCCAGCACCCCGTCTTCTGGCAGGGTCCGTCGCTCGGGCTTGATTATGGCGGCCAGGGCACCCGCGCCATGATGCTGGTCTACAACCTGCCCTCGGTCGACGCGCTTTACCGCCGTTTCGGCGGCGTCAGCGGCTCGGCCTTCATCGTCGCCGGCGTCGGCATGACCTATCTGAAAAGCAGCGACGTGACGCTCGCCCCCATCCGCACCGGCATCGGCGCGCGCCTCGGCATCAATGTGGGTTATCTGAAGCTCACCCAGCAGCCGACTTGGAACCCCTTCTGA
- a CDS encoding RNA methyltransferase, with protein MASEANNLPDGRALIPVDDPADPRIAAFRDIRERDLTGRQGRFIAEGTVVLRMLAAAHKAGGAFAAESILILRNRLAGVADILADFPDDVPVYVAEAPVLDGIVGFHLHRGILALGRRVQDRGLEEMTAALPASSLVLVGCGISNHDNLGAMFRNAAAFYADAVFLDETCCDPLYRKALRVSVGSVLSVPYHRGGGAVEMLERLSEAGFAIWSLSPNGKTEIRNIPRSERMALVIGTEGEGLPQSVLSRFHTARIAQSPQLDSLNAGTASGLALYQMAGAIGRV; from the coding sequence ATGGCCAGTGAGGCCAATAACCTGCCGGACGGCCGGGCGCTGATCCCGGTCGATGACCCGGCCGATCCGCGCATCGCCGCCTTTCGCGATATTCGCGAGCGCGACCTGACCGGGCGTCAGGGTCGCTTCATTGCCGAAGGCACGGTGGTGCTGCGCATGCTGGCCGCCGCCCATAAAGCGGGCGGCGCCTTTGCGGCGGAAAGCATCCTCATCCTTCGCAACCGGCTTGCCGGTGTCGCCGATATCCTTGCCGATTTCCCTGATGATGTTCCTGTTTATGTGGCCGAAGCGCCCGTGCTGGATGGCATTGTTGGGTTCCACCTGCATCGCGGCATTCTGGCGCTCGGGCGGCGGGTTCAGGATCGCGGGCTGGAGGAGATGACGGCGGCGCTTCCCGCCTCGTCGCTGGTGCTCGTGGGCTGCGGCATTTCCAACCACGATAATCTCGGTGCGATGTTCCGTAACGCGGCGGCGTTTTATGCCGATGCGGTATTTCTGGACGAGACGTGCTGCGATCCGCTCTATCGCAAGGCACTCAGGGTGTCCGTCGGTTCGGTTCTGTCGGTTCCTTATCATCGCGGCGGCGGCGCGGTGGAGATGCTGGAGCGGCTCTCGGAGGCCGGTTTTGCGATCTGGAGCCTTTCGCCCAATGGCAAGACCGAGATTCGCAACATTCCCCGATCCGAGCGCATGGCGCTGGTGATCGGCACGGAAGGCGAGGGGTTGCCGCAATCGGTGCTCTCGCGTTTTCACACGGCGCGGATTGCCCAGTCGCCGCAGCTGGACAGCCTGAATGCGGGGACGGCTTCGGGGCTGGCGCTTTATCAGATGGCGGGGGCGATAGGGCGGGTGTGA